In Candidatus Defluviibacterium haderslevense, the following are encoded in one genomic region:
- the aroE gene encoding shikimate dehydrogenase (AroE; catalyzes the conversion of shikimate to 3-dehydroshikimate): protein MHFGLIGKSLKHSFSERYFNSLFKKQGLINYKYSLYEIDNIGKIRSLFYNDSLLKGVNVTIPYKSSVIPYLDELSPEGHSIQAINCILNQNHKLIGHNTDAEAFEANLNQFIPPNFNSNALVLGTGGSSKAVCYVLDKKNINYQLVSRNPLNFEYQNITKDILNQHKLIINTSPLGMFPDLTLAPNINYSWIGTEHFLFDLVYNPENSLFLRRGILQGSHVQNGLEMLYRQAQLSWDFWNHS, encoded by the coding sequence TTGCACTTTGGACTCATAGGAAAATCATTAAAACATTCTTTTTCTGAAAGATATTTTAATAGTTTATTTAAAAAACAAGGACTTATAAATTACAAATATAGTCTATACGAAATAGACAATATAGGGAAGATTAGATCCCTATTCTATAATGACTCTTTATTGAAAGGAGTCAATGTAACCATTCCGTATAAATCTTCAGTTATCCCATATTTAGATGAATTAAGTCCGGAAGGCCACTCTATACAAGCTATAAATTGTATTTTGAATCAAAACCATAAACTTATTGGCCATAATACGGATGCTGAGGCTTTTGAAGCTAATTTAAATCAGTTTATACCTCCAAATTTTAATAGTAATGCTCTGGTCTTAGGAACCGGAGGATCGTCTAAAGCTGTTTGCTATGTTTTGGATAAAAAAAACATTAATTATCAATTAGTATCAAGAAATCCACTAAATTTTGAATACCAAAATATAACTAAAGATATCCTGAATCAACACAAACTTATTATCAATACAAGTCCCCTTGGAATGTTCCCTGATCTTACCTTAGCTCCAAATATCAATTATTCCTGGATAGGAACTGAGCACTTTTTATTTGATTTAGTTTATAATCCTGAAAATTCACTATTTTTGAGGCGAGGTATTCTTCAAGGATCTCATGTTCAAAATGGATTAGAAATGTTATACCGGCAAGCCCAATTAAGTTGGGATTTTTGGAATCATTCTTAA
- the secG gene encoding preprotein translocase subunit SecG, with the protein MLTLVTILIAIDCVLLIGVVLIQNPKGGGVDSTFGGQSANQMFGAARSADFIEKLTWYLAAALFILCIFAAIMAGTGVEAAAPIIPDAPPPGQ; encoded by the coding sequence ATGCTAACGCTGGTTACCATACTGATAGCTATTGATTGTGTGCTCCTTATTGGAGTTGTATTAATTCAAAATCCAAAAGGGGGCGGTGTAGATTCTACTTTTGGTGGACAAAGTGCGAATCAAATGTTTGGAGCTGCCCGTTCAGCTGATTTTATTGAAAAATTGACCTGGTATCTAGCTGCTGCATTATTTATATTATGTATTTTCGCTGCGATCATGGCTGGTACTGGAGTTGAAGCGGCTGCACCTATTATCCCTGATGCACCTCCTCCGGGTCAGTAA
- the miaB gene encoding tRNA (N6-isopentenyl adenosine(37)-C2)-methylthiotransferase MiaB codes for MYRPESESQQLDENRQGEALVGYEIISSVPKRYFYIESYGCAMNFSDSEIVASILNQEGMVSTRELIQADLILINTCSIREKAEETVRKRLTDFKHLKKEKPDLIVGVLGCMAERLKAKFIEEEKLVDIVVGPDAYRDLPNLLSKVDYGEKGVNVFLSREETYADIAPLRLDSNGVSAFISIMRGCDNMCSFCVVPYTRGRERSRSAFTIIAEAEDLFQKGYREVTLLGQNVDSYKWLNPEQDQIINFAELLEMVALVNPLLRIRFSTSHPKDITNEVLYTIAKYPNICNYIHLPIQSGSSRILSLMNRTYDREWYMNRVRAIYQIIPDCAISSDIITGFCSETELDHKETLSVIELAKYTMSYMFYYSERPGTPAAKKLMDDVPLEIKKRRLSQIIELQREVSFQLNQLDIGKTFEVLIEGDSKRSDKMFKGRNSQNKIIIFEKKPNYYSGNYVNVKVTSATSATLSGEII; via the coding sequence ATGTATCGTCCTGAATCAGAAAGCCAACAGTTGGATGAGAATCGTCAAGGTGAAGCTTTGGTCGGATATGAGATCATTTCTTCTGTTCCAAAAAGGTATTTTTATATCGAAAGTTATGGTTGTGCGATGAATTTTAGTGATTCTGAGATCGTTGCCTCCATATTAAATCAGGAAGGCATGGTTTCTACCCGTGAATTGATACAAGCAGATCTTATATTGATAAATACCTGTTCTATACGAGAAAAAGCTGAAGAAACGGTCAGAAAGAGGCTAACAGATTTTAAACATTTAAAAAAGGAAAAGCCAGATCTTATAGTTGGGGTCTTAGGATGTATGGCTGAGCGACTAAAGGCCAAGTTTATCGAAGAGGAAAAGCTAGTAGATATTGTTGTTGGACCTGACGCTTACCGAGATTTGCCTAATTTATTGAGTAAGGTTGATTATGGGGAAAAGGGTGTGAATGTATTTCTCTCAAGGGAGGAAACGTATGCTGATATAGCTCCTTTGCGATTAGACTCTAATGGAGTGTCTGCTTTTATCTCAATTATGAGAGGATGTGATAATATGTGCTCGTTTTGTGTTGTGCCATATACCAGAGGAAGAGAACGAAGTAGGAGTGCTTTTACGATCATAGCAGAAGCAGAAGATTTATTTCAAAAAGGATATCGGGAAGTGACTTTATTGGGACAAAATGTTGATTCATACAAATGGCTTAACCCTGAACAAGATCAAATTATAAATTTTGCTGAATTATTGGAAATGGTAGCTTTAGTCAATCCATTATTGAGAATAAGATTTTCGACTTCACATCCAAAAGATATAACAAATGAAGTATTATATACTATCGCAAAGTATCCTAACATTTGTAATTATATACATTTACCAATACAATCTGGAAGCAGTCGAATATTGTCATTAATGAATAGAACATATGATCGAGAATGGTATATGAATCGTGTTCGTGCAATCTACCAAATTATTCCTGATTGCGCAATATCATCTGATATCATCACTGGTTTTTGTTCAGAAACAGAATTAGATCATAAGGAAACATTAAGTGTGATTGAATTGGCTAAATACACCATGTCATATATGTTTTATTACTCTGAACGACCAGGGACACCTGCAGCAAAAAAATTAATGGATGATGTGCCGCTAGAAATTAAAAAAAGGCGTTTAAGTCAAATTATAGAATTACAAAGAGAAGTTAGTTTTCAGCTTAACCAATTGGATATTGGGAAAACATTTGAAGTATTGATAGAAGGAGACTCAAAGCGTTCTGATAAAATGTTTAAAGGAAGAAATTCACAAAATAAAATCATTATTTTTGAAAAGAAACCAAATTATTACTCAGGTAATTATGTTAATGTAAAAGTTACTTCAGCGACCAGTGCTACTTTATCTGGGGAAATAATCTAA
- a CDS encoding proline dehydrogenase family protein, whose amino-acid sequence MNKPTLVKLGTYFGQLASQLPFGIADPIIRETIFKQFCGGISLLECQKVIDRLNLKKTLTILDYGVEAKEVDEEFRKTLDENLKAIEFAYSNSNVPVISTKLTGYIPIAVLEKIHAGETLNQAEQIKFERLEERFAILCKKAYEMGVSIFVDAEESWIQKPIDDLVNKYMALYNKEKPIIYNTYQMYLSDRLEALKLQFEQAQQHHFILGAKTVRGAYLDKERKRAQSKNYKDPTNANKEKTDEDYNKAIAFCLNNPDQISICNSSHNWASNLYMTELMDQKKIAKDHPHLNFCQLFGMSDNITFNLAAKGYNVAKYLPYGPIKDVIPYLIRRAQENTSVTGDMSRELQLLTTEMKRRGLIS is encoded by the coding sequence ATGAATAAGCCAACATTGGTAAAATTAGGTACTTATTTTGGTCAATTAGCTTCCCAATTACCTTTTGGAATTGCTGATCCTATCATCAGAGAAACCATATTTAAGCAATTTTGTGGCGGTATTAGTTTATTAGAATGCCAAAAAGTTATAGACCGATTAAATTTAAAAAAAACACTTACCATCCTGGATTATGGTGTAGAAGCTAAAGAAGTTGATGAAGAATTTCGTAAGACTTTAGATGAAAATCTTAAAGCTATTGAATTTGCATATAGCAACTCAAATGTTCCGGTAATTAGTACTAAATTAACTGGATATATTCCAATAGCTGTCTTAGAAAAAATACATGCGGGTGAGACCTTAAATCAAGCTGAACAAATAAAATTTGAACGTTTAGAAGAACGTTTTGCAATACTTTGTAAAAAAGCTTATGAAATGGGGGTCTCCATTTTTGTCGATGCAGAAGAAAGTTGGATTCAAAAGCCTATTGATGATTTGGTTAACAAATACATGGCCCTTTATAATAAAGAAAAACCAATTATTTACAATACCTATCAGATGTACCTTTCGGATCGTTTAGAAGCGTTGAAATTGCAGTTTGAACAAGCACAACAACATCATTTTATTCTTGGTGCTAAAACAGTCCGAGGTGCTTATCTTGATAAAGAAAGAAAACGTGCACAATCAAAGAACTATAAAGACCCTACCAATGCGAATAAAGAAAAAACGGATGAAGACTATAACAAAGCCATAGCATTTTGCTTAAATAATCCAGATCAAATCAGTATATGTAATTCAAGTCATAACTGGGCTAGTAATTTATACATGACTGAATTGATGGATCAGAAAAAAATAGCAAAAGATCATCCACATTTAAATTTTTGTCAGTTATTCGGAATGAGTGATAACATTACATTTAATCTAGCTGCAAAAGGGTATAACGTAGCTAAATATTTGCCCTATGGGCCAATAAAAGATGTTATTCCATATTTAATCAGACGAGCTCAAGAAAACACAAGTGTAACAGGAGATATGAGCCGCGAACTTCAATTATTAACAACAGAAATGAAACGAAGGGGTCTCATTAGTTAA
- a CDS encoding sigma-54-dependent Fis family transcriptional regulator, translating to MENIQTIKQRFGIYGRSEKLNQALDTAIRVAGTDLTVLISGESGSGKEVFSKVIHQLSPRKHNQFIAVNCGAIPSGTINSELFGHEKGSFTGATADRKGYFETVDGGTIFLDEIGEMPQDTQSFLLRILESGEFIRVGSSKVLKTNVRVIAATNVNLLDKVRRGKFREDLYYRLNTVPIRVPALKERREDIQIFIRKFAQDFAEKYRTSPIELDEAAGALVEQYAWPGNIRELRNAVEQLSVLSDKKIITPSEIARIIPDIHNTYLPSVGPNEGSNENMSYQEREILYKLLFDMKQDLNQLKNMFFQMVQANDLEMPPVMDNVNATVSMIPNSNVIHGSGQNWNINNSTRGNESQLDRPMILPKQKEEFETVELIEEHLSLDEMEKDMINKALKKFNGKRKDAADELGISERTLYRKIKQFSIDI from the coding sequence GTGGAAAATATTCAAACAATAAAACAACGCTTCGGGATTTATGGTCGTTCTGAAAAACTAAATCAAGCTTTAGATACTGCAATACGCGTTGCAGGAACTGATTTGACAGTTTTGATTTCAGGTGAGAGTGGATCCGGAAAAGAAGTTTTTTCTAAAGTTATACATCAATTAAGCCCAAGAAAACACAATCAATTTATTGCAGTAAATTGTGGTGCCATTCCTTCTGGAACCATTAATTCGGAATTATTTGGTCATGAAAAAGGATCTTTCACAGGAGCTACTGCAGATCGAAAGGGATATTTTGAAACCGTTGATGGAGGTACAATATTTTTAGATGAAATAGGAGAAATGCCACAGGATACCCAATCTTTTTTGTTGCGCATATTAGAATCTGGTGAATTTATTAGAGTTGGTTCATCCAAGGTATTAAAAACAAATGTTCGTGTTATAGCGGCTACTAATGTTAATTTATTAGATAAAGTAAGAAGAGGGAAATTTCGTGAAGATTTATATTATAGATTAAATACAGTGCCCATTCGTGTACCGGCTTTAAAAGAAAGGAGGGAGGATATTCAAATTTTTATTAGAAAATTTGCACAAGATTTTGCTGAAAAATACCGAACATCGCCCATAGAACTAGATGAAGCCGCTGGCGCACTCGTTGAACAATATGCCTGGCCCGGGAATATCAGAGAATTGAGAAATGCAGTCGAACAATTATCCGTATTATCTGATAAAAAAATAATTACACCTTCGGAAATAGCAAGAATTATACCTGATATACACAATACATACTTGCCGTCAGTTGGACCAAACGAAGGATCCAATGAGAATATGAGCTACCAAGAAAGGGAGATTCTTTATAAGCTCCTTTTTGACATGAAACAAGATCTTAATCAATTGAAAAATATGTTTTTTCAAATGGTTCAGGCAAATGATTTGGAGATGCCACCAGTAATGGATAATGTTAATGCTACAGTATCCATGATTCCTAATTCCAATGTAATTCATGGTTCTGGACAAAATTGGAATATTAATAATTCCACAAGGGGAAATGAATCGCAATTAGATCGACCTATGATTTTACCTAAGCAAAAAGAAGAATTCGAAACGGTTGAATTGATTGAAGAGCATTTATCTCTTGATGAAATGGAAAAAGATATGATCAATAAAGCACTCAAAAAATTTAATGGTAAAAGAAAAGATGCAGCTGATGAATTGGGAATTTCTGAACGTACATTGTATCGTAAAATTAAACAATTCTCTATTGATATATGA